A genomic segment from Cyanobium sp. NIES-981 encodes:
- the rpsJ gene encoding 30S ribosomal protein S10: MSTAIAQQKIRIRLKAFDRRMLDLSCEKIIETADHTAATAIGPIPLPTKRKIYCVLRSPHVDKDSREHFETRTHRRIIDIYSPSGKTIDALMKLDLPSGVDIEVKL; the protein is encoded by the coding sequence ATGTCCACTGCCATCGCCCAGCAGAAGATCCGCATCCGCCTGAAGGCGTTCGATCGCCGCATGCTGGATCTCTCCTGCGAAAAAATCATCGAGACCGCCGACCACACCGCCGCCACGGCCATCGGACCGATTCCGCTGCCCACCAAGCGCAAGATCTACTGCGTGCTGCGCTCGCCTCACGTGGACAAGGACTCGCGGGAGCACTTCGAAACCCGCACCCATCGCCGCATCATCGACATCTACAGCCCTTCCGGCAAGACGATCGATGCCCTGATGAAGCTGGACCTGCCCAGCGGCGTCGACATCGAAGTCAAGCTCTGA
- a CDS encoding LON peptidase substrate-binding domain-containing protein: MGELAVRELPLFPLPDVVLFPQEVLPLHIFEPRYRMLLQTVMAEDRRFGVVRWDPKAQTMASIGCCAEIIHCQTQDDDRSNIVTMGQQRFRVLDIVREAPYRVGLVSWIEDAVPESPEDLETLAVSVNQALHDVVELTAKLVGKPATLPNDLPDLPRELSFWIASHLGGPVADHQQALLELTDTAARLQQEFDLLDQTRRQLAARTVLKDTFQPQ; this comes from the coding sequence ATGGGTGAACTGGCCGTCAGGGAGCTGCCTCTCTTCCCTCTGCCTGATGTGGTGCTCTTCCCCCAGGAAGTGCTGCCGCTGCACATCTTCGAGCCCCGCTACCGGATGCTGCTGCAGACGGTGATGGCCGAGGACCGGCGCTTCGGCGTGGTGCGCTGGGATCCCAAGGCCCAGACCATGGCCAGCATCGGCTGCTGTGCGGAGATCATCCACTGCCAGACCCAGGACGACGATCGCAGCAACATCGTCACGATGGGGCAGCAGCGTTTCCGGGTGCTCGACATCGTGCGGGAGGCCCCTTACCGGGTGGGCCTGGTGAGCTGGATCGAGGACGCCGTGCCCGAGTCCCCCGAGGACCTGGAAACCCTGGCCGTCTCGGTGAACCAGGCCCTCCACGATGTTGTGGAGCTGACCGCCAAGCTGGTCGGCAAGCCCGCCACCCTGCCGAACGACCTGCCCGACCTGCCGCGGGAGCTCTCCTTCTGGATCGCCTCCCACCTGGGTGGACCCGTCGCCGATCACCAGCAGGCTCTGCTGGAACTCACCGACACCGCCGCTCGGCTGCAACAGGAATTCGACCTGCTCGACCAGACCCGACGTCAGCTGGCCGCCCGCACCGTCCTGAAGGACACCTTCCAACCCCAGTAA
- a CDS encoding methyltransferase domain-containing protein: MPPFSWPLAAALAVAGGSAAALWLRRNRRYRDSASVAAAYDRWTQDALLERLWGEHIHLGHYGDPPARAGRRDFRRAKEDFVHELVRWSGLERLPRGSKVLDVGCGIGGSARILARDYGFDVLGISISPVQIARARELTPADLASHCRFAVMDAMALEVGDGSFDAVWSVEACPHMPDKQGYADELLRCLRPGGLLAVADWNRRDPRDGAMSARERWVMRQLLEQWAHPEFASIRSLEANFNDSRWAGGLAVETADWTRATLPSWLDSILEGVRRPGAILGLGPAAVLQGLRETPTILLMHWAFATGLMQFGVFRGRKPA, encoded by the coding sequence ATGCCCCCATTCAGCTGGCCTCTGGCTGCAGCCCTGGCTGTAGCCGGCGGATCAGCGGCAGCCCTGTGGTTGCGACGCAATCGCCGCTACCGGGACTCGGCCAGCGTGGCCGCCGCCTACGACCGCTGGACCCAGGATGCCCTGTTGGAGAGGCTCTGGGGTGAGCACATCCACCTCGGCCACTATGGCGATCCACCCGCCAGGGCAGGCCGCCGCGACTTCCGCCGGGCCAAGGAGGACTTTGTGCACGAGCTCGTGCGCTGGAGCGGGCTCGAGCGGCTGCCACGCGGCAGCAAGGTGCTCGATGTGGGCTGCGGCATCGGCGGCAGTGCACGGATTCTGGCGCGTGACTACGGCTTCGATGTGCTCGGCATCAGCATCAGCCCCGTCCAGATCGCCCGGGCCCGGGAACTCACACCAGCCGATCTGGCCAGCCACTGCCGCTTCGCCGTCATGGACGCCATGGCCCTGGAGGTGGGGGACGGCAGTTTCGATGCCGTCTGGAGCGTGGAGGCCTGTCCCCACATGCCCGACAAGCAGGGGTATGCCGATGAACTGTTGCGATGCCTGCGGCCGGGCGGGCTGCTGGCCGTGGCCGACTGGAACCGGCGCGATCCACGGGACGGCGCCATGTCCGCCAGGGAGCGCTGGGTGATGCGCCAGCTCCTGGAGCAGTGGGCCCACCCCGAGTTCGCCAGCATCCGCTCGCTGGAGGCCAACTTCAACGACAGTCGCTGGGCCGGCGGCCTGGCCGTGGAGACGGCGGACTGGACGCGGGCCACCCTGCCCTCCTGGCTGGATTCGATCCTGGAAGGGGTGCGCAGGCCCGGAGCGATCCTCGGCCTTGGCCCCGCGGCCGTGCTGCAGGGGCTGAGGGAGACCCCCACCATCCTGCTGATGCACTGGGCCTTCGCCACCGGCCTGATGCAGTTCGGAGTGTTCCGGGGCCGCAAGCCGGCCTGA
- the pheA gene encoding prephenate dehydratase yields the protein MRVAFLGPAGTYGEQAAQQLIALEGLADAELVPQLGIRAVVQALAQGDCDAAVVPVENSVEGGVTTCLDALWEHPDLAVARALVLPVRHALVGSGPIAGISEVLSHPQALAQCSQWLADNLPKALQLPTSSTADAARMVAGSRFRAAIASRQAAEEHGLTVLAYPVNDVAGNCTRFLLLRRGIRAHTGTLASLAFSLHSNQPGALLEALGCFARRGLNMSRIESRPSKREMGEYIFFVDLELPDAPEVLEGALGDLAPLCEHLALFGAYPISHQGAG from the coding sequence ATGCGCGTTGCCTTTCTCGGTCCGGCCGGTACCTACGGGGAGCAGGCTGCCCAGCAGCTGATCGCGCTGGAGGGCCTGGCCGATGCGGAGCTGGTGCCGCAGCTGGGGATCCGTGCCGTGGTGCAGGCCCTGGCCCAGGGGGATTGCGATGCGGCCGTGGTGCCGGTGGAAAACTCCGTGGAGGGGGGCGTCACCACCTGCCTCGATGCCCTCTGGGAGCACCCCGACCTCGCGGTGGCCCGGGCCCTGGTGCTGCCGGTGCGCCATGCGTTGGTGGGATCCGGCCCGATCGCGGGCATCAGCGAGGTGCTGTCCCATCCCCAGGCTCTCGCCCAGTGCAGCCAGTGGCTGGCCGACAACCTGCCGAAGGCCCTGCAGCTGCCCACCAGCTCCACGGCGGATGCGGCCCGCATGGTGGCGGGCAGCCGTTTCCGTGCCGCCATCGCCTCACGCCAGGCCGCCGAGGAGCATGGCCTCACGGTGCTGGCCTATCCGGTGAACGATGTAGCGGGCAACTGCACCCGCTTTCTGCTGCTGCGCCGCGGCATTCGCGCCCACACCGGCACCCTGGCCAGCCTGGCCTTCTCGCTGCATTCGAACCAGCCGGGCGCCCTGCTTGAGGCGCTGGGCTGCTTCGCCCGGCGTGGTCTGAACATGAGCCGGATCGAATCGCGCCCATCCAAGCGGGAAATGGGCGAGTACATCTTCTTCGTGGATCTGGAGCTTCCGGATGCGCCCGAGGTGCTGGAGGGAGCCCTGGGGGATCTGGCTCCCCTGTGCGAACACCTCGCCCTGTTCGGGGCCTACCCGATCAGCCACCAGGGCGCCGGCTGA
- a CDS encoding DUF1997 domain-containing protein, with translation MPLAFRASQQLQLGVCHQKDRLVRYLAEEERVVKALLDPSQLERLAPGRYRYAVSHLEVFQLKIQPVVELHTRLEPGRLELEASDCQLEGLGLVDDFQLQLGSWLVAGDEGLEGEANLAVSVSQPPLLRLIPPRVLEATGRSVLAGILRSIKGRVGQQLVADFECWCQEH, from the coding sequence ATGCCCCTGGCCTTCCGTGCCAGTCAGCAACTGCAACTTGGCGTTTGCCACCAGAAGGACAGGTTGGTCAGGTATCTGGCCGAAGAGGAGCGCGTGGTCAAGGCCCTGCTGGATCCCTCCCAGCTCGAGCGGCTGGCGCCGGGCCGCTACCGCTACGCCGTGAGCCATCTTGAGGTGTTTCAGCTGAAGATCCAGCCGGTGGTCGAGCTGCACACCCGCCTCGAGCCGGGCAGGCTGGAGCTCGAGGCCAGTGATTGCCAGCTGGAAGGGCTAGGCCTGGTGGACGATTTTCAGCTGCAGCTGGGCTCCTGGCTGGTGGCCGGCGATGAGGGGCTGGAAGGGGAGGCGAACCTCGCCGTGAGCGTGAGCCAGCCACCCCTGCTGCGCCTGATCCCCCCCCGGGTGCTCGAGGCCACCGGACGCTCGGTGCTGGCGGGGATCCTGCGGAGCATCAAGGGGCGGGTGGGCCAGCAGCTGGTGGCCGACTTCGAGTGCTGGTGCCAGGAGCACTGA
- a CDS encoding ribonuclease HII, whose translation MADDPWLGRDPASCAGVDEVGRGCLFGPVFAAAVVLGADAAAALSAQGLTDSKKLSPSRRAALVPRIHQAAQAWALGQASAAEIDRLGIRLATERAMLRALAKLPRPPALLLVDGVLPLRGWPGDQATLVRGDSRNAAIAAASVLAKQARDQLIQALAARFPGYGLERHAGYGTAQHRAALHALGPTALHRRSFLRRLLSAPGTSTRSRPPAAGPPAP comes from the coding sequence TTGGCCGATGACCCCTGGCTGGGCCGGGATCCGGCCTCCTGTGCCGGCGTGGACGAGGTCGGCCGGGGCTGCCTGTTCGGCCCGGTGTTCGCGGCAGCCGTGGTGCTCGGGGCAGATGCGGCCGCCGCGCTGTCCGCCCAGGGGTTGACCGACAGCAAGAAGCTCAGCCCCAGCCGCCGGGCGGCCCTCGTGCCGCGGATCCACCAGGCCGCTCAGGCCTGGGCTCTGGGCCAGGCCTCCGCTGCCGAGATCGACCGCCTCGGCATACGCCTGGCCACCGAGCGGGCCATGCTCCGGGCCCTGGCCAAGCTGCCCCGGCCCCCTGCCCTGCTCCTGGTTGACGGTGTGCTGCCCCTGCGGGGTTGGCCGGGTGACCAGGCCACGCTGGTGCGGGGTGACAGCCGCAACGCCGCCATCGCAGCCGCCAGCGTGTTGGCCAAGCAGGCCCGGGACCAGCTGATCCAGGCCCTGGCCGCCCGTTTCCCGGGCTATGGCCTCGAGCGTCATGCCGGCTACGGCACCGCCCAGCACCGCGCCGCCCTGCATGCGCTTGGCCCGACGGCGCTGCACCGCCGCAGCTTCCTCCGCAGGCTGCTCAGTGCTCCTGGCACCAGCACTCGAAGTCGGCCACCAGCTGCTGGCCCACCCGCCCCTTGA
- a CDS encoding Rne/Rng family ribonuclease has protein sequence MPQQIVIAEQLRIAAVLNDERVDELIVAQGRYQIGDVYLGTVENVLPGIDAAFVNIGESEKNGFIHITDLGPLRLRKGAAGITELLEPRQKVLVQVMKEPTGTKGPRLTGNLALPGRYLVLQPHGQGVTISRRVNGDNERNRLRALGVLIKPPGAGLLVRTEAEGVGEDLLIEDLESLLRQWEAIQAAAETASPPVLLNRDEDFIHRILRDLYSQDLVRVVVDSPEGVSRAKAFLGADHGNVLVEAHDAPTDILEAYKVSAAIHDALKPRVDLPSGGYVIIEPTEALTVIDVNSGSFTRSANARETVLWTNCEAAVEIARQLKLRNIGGVVVIDFIDMESRRDQLQVLEHFTQAVRDDAARPQIAQLTELGLVELTRKRQGQNIYELFGRACPSCGGLGHVAVLPGRDSLQPLASAGGLVRSAAAARAEVAAPSAAAESGGSRRRRGGRGGRSSVESGDSAVFVPVAPLLDQDQEDGARPSQDAPRRPEPEVLTVPMDADQEAVYGWLGLSPVLLLEAPPASDTAVVRVVRPGVDPEAVREEARQELASSGSRRRRGRGGRGGSQGQAVAEGSGEAPQAAAESPLTAAASLANGVSRGEAAGTPTRTARRGRSASPAPAPVDITPLPAQLSTETVVTVSVPTRRDEPVAAPVPAASAATAVSSQALPEDGEPRRRRRRSSAAV, from the coding sequence ATGCCCCAGCAGATCGTCATAGCCGAGCAACTGCGGATCGCTGCAGTGCTCAACGACGAACGTGTTGATGAGTTGATCGTGGCCCAGGGCCGCTACCAGATCGGTGATGTCTACCTCGGCACCGTCGAGAACGTGCTGCCGGGCATCGATGCGGCCTTCGTCAATATCGGCGAGAGCGAGAAGAACGGGTTCATCCACATCACAGATCTCGGCCCCTTAAGGCTGCGCAAGGGAGCAGCCGGCATCACCGAACTGCTCGAACCGAGGCAGAAGGTGCTGGTGCAGGTGATGAAGGAGCCCACCGGCACCAAGGGTCCGCGTCTCACCGGCAACCTGGCCCTGCCGGGGCGGTATCTGGTGCTGCAGCCCCATGGCCAGGGTGTCACGATCTCCCGCCGGGTGAATGGCGACAATGAGCGCAACCGCCTGCGGGCCCTGGGTGTGCTGATCAAGCCTCCCGGGGCGGGGCTGCTGGTGCGCACCGAGGCCGAGGGGGTGGGTGAGGACCTGCTGATCGAGGATCTCGAGTCGCTGCTGCGCCAATGGGAGGCCATCCAGGCCGCGGCCGAGACGGCTTCCCCGCCGGTGCTGCTCAACCGGGACGAGGACTTCATCCACCGCATCCTCCGCGATCTCTACAGCCAGGATCTGGTGCGGGTCGTGGTCGACAGTCCGGAAGGGGTGTCGCGGGCGAAGGCCTTCCTCGGCGCCGACCACGGCAACGTGCTGGTGGAGGCCCATGACGCCCCCACCGACATCCTCGAGGCCTACAAGGTCAGCGCCGCGATTCACGATGCCCTCAAGCCCCGGGTGGATCTGCCCTCGGGCGGCTACGTGATCATCGAGCCCACGGAGGCGCTCACCGTGATCGACGTCAACTCGGGGTCGTTCACCCGCTCGGCGAACGCCCGCGAGACGGTGCTGTGGACCAACTGCGAGGCCGCCGTCGAGATCGCCCGCCAACTCAAGCTCCGCAACATCGGCGGTGTGGTGGTGATCGATTTCATCGACATGGAATCGCGCCGGGATCAGCTCCAGGTGCTGGAGCATTTCACCCAGGCCGTGCGCGACGACGCGGCCCGTCCCCAGATCGCCCAGCTCACGGAACTGGGCCTGGTGGAGCTGACCCGCAAGCGGCAGGGGCAGAACATCTACGAACTCTTCGGCCGCGCCTGTCCCAGTTGCGGGGGGCTTGGCCACGTGGCGGTGCTCCCCGGGCGGGACAGCCTTCAGCCCCTGGCCAGTGCGGGTGGCCTGGTGCGTTCAGCGGCCGCGGCCCGTGCCGAGGTCGCCGCACCCTCCGCCGCGGCCGAGTCCGGCGGCTCCAGGCGCCGGCGCGGGGGACGGGGCGGCAGATCCTCGGTGGAATCCGGGGACTCCGCCGTGTTCGTTCCCGTGGCGCCGCTGCTGGACCAGGATCAGGAGGACGGGGCCCGGCCCAGCCAGGACGCTCCCCGCCGCCCTGAGCCTGAGGTGCTCACGGTGCCGATGGATGCGGACCAGGAAGCGGTCTATGGCTGGCTGGGTCTGAGTCCGGTCCTCCTGCTGGAGGCTCCTCCTGCCTCCGACACCGCCGTGGTGCGGGTCGTGCGGCCCGGGGTGGACCCCGAGGCTGTGCGCGAGGAAGCACGGCAGGAGCTGGCCAGCAGCGGCTCGCGCCGGCGCCGGGGCCGAGGTGGTCGCGGCGGCAGTCAAGGGCAGGCGGTGGCCGAAGGCAGCGGCGAGGCGCCCCAGGCCGCGGCGGAATCCCCGCTCACCGCGGCCGCGAGCCTGGCGAATGGTGTCAGCCGCGGCGAGGCTGCCGGCACCCCGACGCGCACGGCACGCCGGGGCAGATCAGCCTCCCCTGCCCCCGCGCCGGTGGACATCACCCCGCTGCCGGCTCAGCTCAGCACCGAGACGGTGGTCACGGTCTCGGTGCCGACCCGGCGGGATGAGCCCGTGGCAGCACCGGTTCCCGCGGCGAGCGCCGCCACTGCCGTCAGCAGCCAAGCCCTGCCGGAGGACGGGGAACCCCGCCGCCGTCGGCGCCGTTCGTCTGCGGCCGTCTGA
- a CDS encoding TIGR03960 family B12-binding radical SAM protein, with translation MTLAASPAVSAAAPTPAAPIDFGALIDLTISKPARYLGNELGVEPRDWQAAAVRWALTYPEVYEVGASNLGHVLLYSILNALPGQLCDRAYLPAPDLAARLRERALPLFAVESRRPLAAFDILGFSLSYELGGTNILEMLDLARLSLRADRRGDLPLAHPEAPPLIFAGGPTATSNPEPFAAFFDFIALGDGEELLPEIGLVVAEAKAAGLSRRDTLRDLAQVPGVYVPALYGPGADGVTIEPLEPGLPRRIQRRTATPMPHYAMGLVPHIETVHDRLTVEIRRGCTRGCRFCQPGMLTRPARDVEPEAVIEAVEEGMRRTGYADFSLLSLSCSDYLALPAVGVELRNRLADRNVSLTLPSQRVDRFDADIAHILGGTRRAGLTFAPEAGTQRLRDIVNKGLTDADLLRGIRTAMESGYRKVKLYFMVGLPGETDADVLGIADTCRRLQEQCRDLGRLELNLTISNFTPKPHTPFQWHSVSTEELRRRQGLLRQALRQLRGIKTNFTDVRLSAVEDFVGRGDRRLAPVIEAAWRAGAGLDAWFESADRTYTAWTGAIEAAGLGGRYRALEMGAWSAAEALSADDLAGFCRQSLPWDHVDSGVDKLWLAEDLQRALVATVVPDCSFDGCSSCGVCGPELGHNVVIPAPVVPAQLPQRPPGSERVQRLRLGFAKTGSLALISHLDTLRLLERALRRSGLPVSFTGGFHPLPRLQLALPLPLGVEGLGEWMDLEFTEVLDPAEARHRLQEQVPAEFQLLSVAAVPSFGPSLSQELEAAHWRLELRPAPGALVPCVESWPQAIASLLAADSLPWHDRDKKGRPRSRECRPALRRLRQRPACPGDRPQDGPVELELEAAIDASGRSIRPEQLAHWLGEVLDVPLVCGARQRLALTLREPDRGTDDAC, from the coding sequence GTGACCCTCGCTGCTTCCCCCGCGGTCAGCGCCGCTGCCCCCACCCCCGCTGCCCCCATCGACTTCGGGGCCCTGATCGACCTCACGATCAGCAAGCCCGCCCGCTACCTCGGCAATGAGCTGGGCGTGGAGCCGCGCGACTGGCAGGCCGCCGCCGTGCGCTGGGCCCTCACCTACCCCGAGGTCTACGAGGTGGGGGCCAGCAATCTCGGCCACGTCCTCCTCTATTCGATCCTCAACGCCCTGCCCGGCCAGCTCTGCGACCGCGCCTACCTGCCGGCCCCCGATCTGGCCGCCCGGCTGCGGGAGCGCGCGCTGCCTCTGTTCGCCGTGGAGAGCCGGCGTCCGCTGGCGGCCTTCGACATCCTCGGCTTCAGCCTCAGCTACGAGCTCGGCGGCACCAACATCCTGGAGATGCTGGATCTGGCCCGGTTGTCCCTGCGGGCCGACCGGCGCGGTGATCTGCCGCTGGCCCACCCCGAGGCGCCGCCGCTGATCTTCGCCGGCGGCCCCACCGCCACCAGCAACCCCGAGCCCTTCGCGGCCTTCTTCGACTTCATCGCCCTGGGCGATGGCGAGGAGCTGCTGCCCGAAATCGGCCTGGTGGTGGCCGAGGCCAAGGCCGCCGGCCTCAGCCGCCGCGACACCCTGCGGGATCTGGCCCAGGTGCCGGGGGTCTACGTGCCCGCCCTCTATGGCCCGGGTGCCGATGGGGTCACGATCGAGCCGCTGGAGCCAGGCCTGCCGCGCCGCATCCAGCGCCGCACCGCCACGCCCATGCCCCACTACGCCATGGGGCTGGTGCCCCATATCGAGACGGTGCACGACCGGCTCACGGTGGAGATCCGGCGGGGCTGCACCCGCGGCTGCCGCTTCTGCCAGCCCGGCATGCTCACCCGTCCGGCCCGGGACGTGGAGCCGGAGGCGGTGATCGAGGCGGTGGAGGAGGGGATGCGCCGCACCGGCTATGCCGATTTCTCCCTCCTCTCCCTGAGCTGCTCCGACTACCTGGCCCTGCCGGCGGTGGGCGTGGAGCTGCGCAACCGCCTCGCCGACCGGAACGTGAGCCTCACCCTGCCGAGCCAGCGGGTGGACCGCTTCGATGCGGACATCGCCCACATCCTCGGCGGCACCCGCAGGGCCGGGCTCACCTTCGCGCCGGAGGCCGGCACCCAGCGGCTGCGCGACATCGTGAACAAGGGCCTCACCGATGCCGACCTGCTGCGCGGCATCCGCACGGCGATGGAGAGCGGCTACCGCAAGGTGAAGCTCTACTTCATGGTGGGCCTGCCCGGAGAAACCGATGCCGATGTGCTGGGCATCGCCGACACCTGCCGCCGGCTGCAGGAGCAGTGCCGCGATCTGGGGCGGCTGGAGCTGAATCTCACCATCAGCAACTTCACCCCCAAGCCCCACACGCCGTTCCAGTGGCACAGCGTGTCCACCGAGGAGTTGCGACGGCGCCAGGGGCTGCTGCGGCAGGCCCTGCGCCAGCTGCGCGGCATCAAGACGAACTTCACCGACGTGCGCCTCTCCGCCGTGGAGGACTTCGTGGGCCGGGGCGACCGCCGCCTGGCGCCGGTGATCGAGGCCGCCTGGCGCGCCGGTGCGGGCCTCGATGCCTGGTTCGAGTCGGCCGACCGCACCTACACCGCCTGGACCGGGGCGATCGAGGCGGCCGGGCTGGGGGGCCGGTACCGGGCCCTGGAGATGGGCGCCTGGAGTGCGGCTGAAGCCCTCAGCGCCGACGATCTCGCCGGTTTCTGCCGCCAGAGCCTGCCCTGGGATCACGTTGATTCCGGGGTCGACAAGCTCTGGCTGGCCGAGGATCTGCAGCGGGCCCTGGTGGCGACGGTGGTGCCCGACTGCTCCTTCGACGGATGCAGCAGCTGTGGCGTCTGCGGCCCCGAGCTGGGCCACAACGTGGTGATCCCCGCCCCTGTGGTGCCGGCCCAGCTGCCCCAGAGGCCCCCCGGCAGTGAGCGGGTGCAGCGGCTGCGCCTCGGCTTCGCCAAAACCGGCTCCCTGGCCTTGATCAGCCACTTGGACACCCTGCGCCTGCTGGAGCGGGCGCTGCGCCGCTCGGGGCTGCCGGTGAGCTTCACCGGCGGTTTCCACCCCCTGCCACGGCTGCAGCTGGCGCTGCCCCTGCCCCTGGGGGTGGAGGGTCTCGGGGAATGGATGGATCTGGAGTTCACCGAGGTGCTGGATCCCGCCGAGGCTCGGCACCGGCTGCAGGAGCAGGTGCCGGCTGAATTTCAGCTGCTTTCGGTGGCGGCCGTTCCCAGCTTCGGCCCCAGCCTCTCCCAGGAACTGGAGGCGGCCCACTGGCGCCTGGAGCTGCGCCCGGCGCCGGGAGCACTCGTGCCCTGCGTCGAGAGCTGGCCCCAGGCGATCGCCTCGCTGCTGGCGGCCGACTCCCTCCCCTGGCATGACCGCGACAAGAAGGGCCGTCCCCGCAGCCGCGAGTGCCGCCCGGCCCTTCGCCGCCTGCGTCAGCGGCCGGCGTGCCCTGGCGACCGTCCGCAGGACGGCCCGGTGGAGCTGGAGCTGGAGGCGGCCATCGATGCGAGCGGCCGCAGCATCAGGCCCGAGCAGCTGGCCCACTGGCTGGGCGAGGTGCTGGACGTTCCCCTCGTGTGCGGCGCGAGGCAGCGGCTGGCCCTCACCCTGCGCGAGCCTGACCGGGGCACGGACGACGCATGCTAA
- a CDS encoding LL-diaminopimelate aminotransferase has product MVQVNGNYLKLKAGYLFPEIARRVKAFSEANPEAQIIRLGIGDVTEPLPEACRTAMKAAIDAMGTREGFHGYGPEQGYLWLREAIAKHDFQARGCQITAEEIFVSDGSKCDSANILDILGEGNRIAVTDPVYPVYVDSNVMAGRTGDADGAGRYGGLTYLPITAGNGFTAQIPTNKVDLIYLCFPNNPTGAVATREQLQAWVDYARANDALILFDAAYEAFIQDPSLPHSIYEIEGARECAIEFRSFSKNAGFTGTRCALTVVPRGLMGTAADGQQVELWTLWNRRQSTKFNGVSYIVQRGAEAVYSPEGQAQVQGLIRFYMENAAIIRRELGAAGLQVYGGEQAPYVWVKTPEGVDSWGFFDLLLGQAHVVGTPGSGFGAAGEGYFRLSAFNSRGNVEEAMRRIRAL; this is encoded by the coding sequence GTGGTGCAGGTCAACGGCAACTACCTCAAGCTCAAGGCGGGCTATCTGTTCCCCGAGATCGCCCGGCGGGTGAAGGCCTTCAGCGAGGCCAACCCCGAAGCCCAGATCATCCGGCTGGGCATCGGCGATGTGACCGAGCCCCTGCCGGAGGCGTGCCGCACCGCCATGAAGGCGGCCATCGATGCGATGGGCACCCGCGAGGGCTTCCACGGCTATGGCCCCGAGCAGGGCTATCTGTGGCTGCGCGAGGCGATCGCGAAGCACGACTTCCAGGCCCGCGGCTGCCAGATCACCGCCGAGGAGATCTTCGTGTCGGATGGATCGAAGTGCGACAGCGCCAACATCCTCGACATCCTGGGGGAGGGCAACCGCATCGCCGTGACCGATCCGGTGTACCCGGTGTATGTGGACAGCAACGTGATGGCGGGCCGCACCGGCGACGCCGATGGGGCCGGCCGCTACGGCGGCCTCACCTACCTGCCGATCACGGCCGGGAACGGCTTCACCGCCCAGATCCCCACCAACAAGGTGGATCTGATCTATCTCTGCTTCCCCAACAACCCCACCGGCGCGGTGGCCACCAGGGAGCAGCTGCAGGCCTGGGTGGACTACGCCCGCGCCAACGATGCCCTGATCCTGTTCGATGCCGCCTACGAGGCCTTCATCCAGGATCCGAGCCTGCCCCACTCGATCTACGAGATCGAGGGGGCCCGGGAGTGCGCGATCGAGTTCCGCTCCTTCTCCAAGAACGCCGGTTTCACCGGCACCCGCTGCGCCCTCACCGTGGTGCCCCGCGGCCTGATGGGCACGGCGGCGGACGGCCAGCAGGTGGAGTTGTGGACCCTGTGGAACCGCCGGCAGAGCACCAAGTTCAACGGCGTGAGCTACATCGTGCAGCGGGGCGCCGAAGCGGTGTATTCCCCGGAAGGCCAGGCCCAGGTGCAGGGGCTGATCCGCTTCTACATGGAGAATGCCGCGATCATCCGCCGCGAGCTGGGCGCCGCCGGTCTCCAGGTGTACGGCGGCGAGCAGGCCCCCTACGTGTGGGTGAAGACCCCCGAGGGGGTGGATTCCTGGGGGTTCTTCGATCTGCTGCTGGGCCAGGCCCATGTGGTGGGCACCCCCGGCAGCGGCTTCGGCGCCGCCGGGGAGGGCTACTTCCGCCTTTCGGCCTTCAACAGCCGCGGGAACGTCGAGGAGGCGATGCGGCGCATCCGGGCGCTCTGA